One region of Bombus affinis isolate iyBomAffi1 chromosome 3, iyBomAffi1.2, whole genome shotgun sequence genomic DNA includes:
- the LOC126914442 gene encoding multidrug resistance-associated protein 1 isoform X4 produces the protein MKDHTMDQFCGTDFWNNSLTWNTEDPDITECFQKTVLIWVPCIFLWLFSGIEIYYFLNSKSKNIPYTWLFILKQILIVALIILSIVDVGTAIHRSTYVKVYNVDYCTPVIKIITFIKAGTLVIYNRKYGMQTSGLLYLFWFLLTICGVVQYRSLLRLYINNHEVTYPFVSYMIYYPIVVLLFLLNFLIDAEPKYSEYPKVENPCPEQRSSFPAKIFFTWFDPMAWKGFKTPLETTDLWTINPEDTAKEIVPKFNKYWNKSAQKSNNVQNTKASFRKSSGRVDFNNEYKKKTSSVLLPLCKAFGATFLFGAALKFVQDIVIFTSPQILRLLIDFIEKPGPLWKGYFYAVLLLLTATFQTLVLSQYFHRMLLVGLRVRTALIAAIYRKALRISNSARKESTVGEIVNLMSVDAQRFMDLTAYINMIWSAPMQIVLALYFLWEILGPAVLAGLAVLLILIPINVLITNRVKTLQIRQMKYKDERVKLMNEVLNGIKVLKLYAWEPSFEEQILKIRTKEIKVLKETAYLNSGTSFIWSFAPFLVSLVSFATYVLIDENNRLNSKVAFVSLSLFNILRFPLSILPMIIGNMVQAYVSVKRINKFMNSEELDPNNVQHDPSESYTLLIENGTFAWDLENIERPTLRNINLHVEQGQLIAVVGTVGSGKSSLLSALLGEMDKISGRVNTKGSIAFVPQQAWIQNASLQDNVLFGKSMHKNVYNRVIESCALNPDLKVLPAGDQTEIGEKGINLSGGQKQRVSLARAVYNDSDIYFLDDPLSAVDSHVGKHIFENVIGPSGLLRKKTRILVTHGITYLPEVDNIIVLKDGEITEVGTYKELLEKRGAFSEFLVQHLQEVHADGGSEADLHEIKQHLESTIGSNELQQKLTRGRSRMSESQSESGSMVDKRSLNGSLKRQYSTSSQQSGTYENSNKIKETKLLPPKSGEKLIEVEKTETGSVKWRVYSHYFKSIGWFLSISTIIMNAIFQGFSIGSNAWLSVWSDSNLTTYNDTVDHAKQNMYLGVYGGLGLGQAMASFFCDLAPQLGCWLAARQMHIMMLRAVMRAPLTFFDTTPTGRIISRFAKDVDVLDTSLPQQISDSIYCLFEVIATLVVISFSTPVFIAVIIPISVIYYFVQRLYVASSRQLKRLESVSRSPIYSHFSETVSGAQMIRAFGVQDRFIQESESKVDFNQMCYYPSIIANRWLAVRLEMVGNLIIFFAALFAVLGRDTIQSGVVGLSISYALQVTQTLNWLVRMTSDVETNIVAVERIKEYGETPQEAAWKNPDYTAPKDWPLQGRVEFKDYKVRYREGLDLVLRGLSFSVKGGEKVGIVGRTGAGKSSLTLALFRIIEAADGKIIIDDIDITKLGLHDLRSRLTIIPQDPVLFSGSLRINLDPFNYYTDDEIWRALEHAHLKSFVKNLPNGLLYELSEGGENLSIGQRQLICLARALLRKTKVLILDEATASVDLETDDLIQTTIRQEFQDCTILTIAHRLNTILDSDRIIVLDNGRIMEYDSPDTLLHNSTSLFSSIAKDAGLAT, from the exons atgaaAGATCATACTATGGATCAATTTTGTGGTACTGACTTTTGG AATAATAGTTTAACATGGAATACAGAAGATCCAGACATCACAGAATGTTTTCAGAAAACTGTGTTGATATGGGTGCCATGTATATTTTTATGGCTATTCTCTGgaatagaaatttattattttttaaacagtaaaagtaaaaatatccCATACACATGGTTATTTATCTTAAAACAAATACTCATAGTAGCATTGATTATACTTAGCATTGTTGACGTAGGAACAGCTATACATAGAAGTACTTATGTCAAAGTTTATAATGTTGATTATTGTACTCcagttataaaaattattactttt aTTAAGGCAGGTACTTtagtaatatataatagaaaatatggCATGCAAACCTCTGGACTGTTATATTTATTTTGGTTTCTCCTTACCATATGCGGAGTTGTTCAATATAGAAGTTTATTAaggttatatataaataac CATGAAGTTACTTATCCATTTGTATCATACATGATATATTATCCAATAGTGGTACTTTTATTCTTATTGAACTTCTTGATTGATGCAGAGCCTAAATATTCAGAATATCCCAAG gtTGAGAACCCATGTCCAGAACAAAGATCTTCATTTCCAGCAAAAATCTTTTTTACTTGGTTTGATCCAATGGCATGGAAAGGTTTTAAAACACCTCTGGAAACTACAGATTTATGGACAATAAATCCAGAAGACACAGCTAAAGAAATTGTACCTAAATTCAACAAATATTGGAATAAAAGTGCACAAAAAAGTAACAA TGTACAAAATACTAAGGCATCGTTCAGAAAATCATCTGGTCGAGTAGATTTTAATAATGAATATAAGAAAAAGACATCATCAGTTCTGCTTCCTCTTTGCAAAGCTTTTGGTGCCACATTTTTATTTGGAGCTGCACTTAAATTCGTGCAAGATATTGTAATTTTCACTAGTCCTCAAATATTAAG GTTACTCATCGATTTTATTGAGAAACCCGGACCGCTATGGAAAGGCTATTTTTATGCAGTTTTACTCTTACTTACAGCCACATTTCAAACATTAGTTTTGTCTCAATATTTTCATCGTATGCTCTTAGTTGGATTACGAGTACGTACTGCGTTAATTGCAGCAATTTATCGGAAAGCATTGAGAATATCTAATTCCGCCAGAAAAGAGTCAACAGTTGGCGAAATAGTAAATTTAATGTCCGTGGATGCACAAAGATTTATGGATTTAACGgcatatataaatatgatttGGTCTGCACCAATGCAAATAGTTTTAGCATTATATTTTTTATGGGAAATTTTGGGGCCAGCTGTGCTCGCTGGTTTAGCTGTTCTACTTATTCTCATCCCAATAAATGTCTTAATCACTAATAGAGTTAAGACACTACAAATTAGACAAATGAAATATAAAGATGAAAGAGTTAAATTAATGAATGAAGTACTTAATGGTATAAAAGTATTAAAGCTATATGCATGGGAACCCTCTTTTGAGGAACAAATACTGAAGATACGTACAAAGGAAATTAAAGTACTTAAAGAAACAGCATATCTCAATTCTGGAACAAGTTTTATCTGGTCTTTTGCACCTTTTTTA GTCTCACTGGTGTCTTTTGCAACCTATGTACTTATAGATGAAAACAATCGTTTAAATAGCAAAGTTGCTTTTGTTTCACTCAGTCTTTTTAATATCTTAAGGTTTCCACTTTCTATATTACCTATGATAATTGGTAACATGGTTCag GCTTATGTTTCCGTAAAACGtattaataaattcatgaaTTCAGAAGAGTTAGATCCAAATAATGTTCAACATGATCCATCTGAAT CATACACATTATTAATTGAGAATGGTACCTTCGCATGGGATTTGGAAAATATTGAAAGACCAACATTAAGAAATATCAATCTTCATGTAGAACAGGGTCAATTGATAGCTGTTGTTGGTACTGTAGGATCAGGGAAAAGTTCTCTTTTATCAGCTCTTCTTGGAGAAATGGACAAAATAAGTGGTAGAGTTAATACAAAA ggTTCTATAGCATTTGTGCCTCAACAAGCATGGATTCAAAATGCTTCATTACAAGATAATGTTTTATTTGGAAAGTCAATGCACAAAAATGTATATAATCGCGTAATTGAATCATGTGCATTAAATCCAGATTTAAAAGTGCTACCTGCGGGTGATCAAACTGAAATTGGAGAAAAAGGAATAAATTTATCTGGTGGGCAAAAACAGAGAGTATCATTGGCAAGAGCAGTATACAATGATTCTGATATTTATTTTTTGGATGATCCATTGAGTGCAGTAGATTCACATGTTGGAAAACATATATTTGAAAACGTAATTGGCCCTAGTGGTCTGCTTAGGAAGAAAACTAGAATACTTGTCACACATGGTATTACTTATTTACCTGAAGTTGATAACATCATTGTTCTTAAAGATGGTGAAATAACAGAAGTTGGAACTTACAAAGAACTTTTAGAAAAAAGAGGAGCCTTTTCTGAGTTTCTAGTGCAACATCTTCAAGAAG taCATGCTGATGGCGGATCAGAGGCAGATCTGCATGAAATTAAACAACATTTGGAATCTACAATTGGATCAAATGAACTCCAACAGAAATTAACAAGAGGTAGATCAAGAATGTCAGAAAGTCAAAGTGAATCTGGTTCAATGGTTGATAAAAGATCCTTAAATGGTTCGTTGAAAag acAGTATTCTACAAGTAGTCAGCAATCTGGTACTTATGAAAATAGCAATAAGataaaagaaacaaagttaTTACCTCCGAAATCAGGAGAAAAATTAATAGAGGTGGAAAAAACTGAAACTGGAAGT GTTAAATGGCGAGTCTATTCTCATTACTTCAAATCCATTGGTTGGTTTTTATCAATATCGACAATTATAATGAACGCTATTTTTCAAGGATTTAGTATTGGTTCAAACGCTTGGCTCAGTGTATGGTCAGACAGTAATTTAACAACTTATAATGATACAGTCGATCATGCTAAACAAAATATGTATCTTGGAGTTTATGGTGGACTTGGTCTTGGTCAAG CGATGGCGAGTTTTTTCTGCGATTTGGCACCGCAACTGGGCTGCTGGCTGGCTGCTCGCCAGATGCACATAATGATGCTGCGTGCAGTGATGCGTGCCCCATTGACCTTCTTTGATACGACTCCTACTGGTCGTATTATCTCCAGGTTTGCTAAAGATGTCGACGTACTGGACACATCTCTTCCCCAACAAATTTCCGATAGCATCTATTGTTTGTTTGAG GTCATAGCCACTTTAGTGGTTATAAGTTTTAGTACACCAGTATTTATAGCAGTCATAATACCGATAAGTGTAATTTATTACTTTGTTCAACGCTTATATGTTGCATCCTCAAGACAGTTGAAACGTTTAGAATCTGTTTCAAGATCTCCTATATATTCACATTTTAGTGAAACAGTTTCTG GAGCACAGATGATTAGGGCATTTGGAGTGCAAGACCGATTTATTCAGGAATCTGAAAGTAAAGTAGATTTTAATCAGATGTGCTATTACCCTAGTATAATTGCAAACAG ATGGTTGGCAGTACGTTTAGAAATGGttggaaatttaattattttctttgcTGCATTGTTTGCTGTATTAGGTAGAGATACTATACAATCTGGTGTAGTTGGTTTATCTATTAGTTATGCTTTACAA GTTACTCAAACATTGAATTGGTTAGTACGAATGACTTCTGATGTTGAAACTAACATAGTAGCTGtagaaagaataaaagaatatgGAGAAACCCCTCAAGAAGCAGCATGGAAAAATCCAGATTATACAGCACCTAAAGATTGGCCTTTGCAAGGGCGAGTAGAATTTAAAGATTACAAAGTTCGTTATAGGGAAGGCTTAGACCTTGTTCTTCGTGGATTATCATTTTCCGTTAAGGGAGGAGAAAAAGTTGGCATCGTTGGTAGAACTGGTGCTGGGAAATCGTCTTTGACATTAGCTCTATTTAGAATAATAGAAGCAGCTGATGGAAAGATTATTATCGATGACATTGATATTACCAAATTGGGACTTCATGACCTAAGATCTAGATTGACTATTATTCCTCAAGATCCTGTATTATTCTCAGGAAGTTTAAGGATAAATTTAGATCCTTTCAATTATTATACTGATGACGAAATTTGGCGAGCTTTGGAACATGCGCATCTTAAATCCTTTGTAAAAA ACTTGCCAAATGGTCTTTTATATGAATTATCAGAAGGTGGAGAGAATCTAAGTATAGGACAACGACAATTAATATGTTTAGCAAGAGCATTGCTTCGAAAAACGAAAGTATTGATTCTCGATGAAGCAACAGCTTCAGTTGATTTAGAAACAGATGATTTAATTCAAACAACAATTAGGCAAGAGTTTCAAGATTGCACAATTCTTACAATAGCTCATAGACTTAATACAATTCTTGATTCAGACAG GATCATTGTGCTGGATAATGGGCGCATCATGGAATATGATTCTCCAGACACATTACTGCATAATTCGACTAGTTTGTTCAGTAGTATAGCTAAAGATGCAGGCCTTGCTACATAG
- the LOC126914442 gene encoding multidrug resistance-associated protein 1 isoform X1, with translation MKDHTMDQFCGTDFWNNSLTWNTEDPDITECFQKTVLIWVPCIFLWLFSGIEIYYFLNSKSKNIPYTWLFILKQILIVALIILSIVDVGTAIHRSTYVKVYNVDYCTPVIKIITFIKAGTLVIYNRKYGMQTSGLLYLFWFLLTICGVVQYRSLLRLYINNHEVTYPFVSYMIYYPIVVLLFLLNFLIDAEPKYSEYPKVENPCPEQRSSFPAKIFFTWFDPMAWKGFKTPLETTDLWTINPEDTAKEIVPKFNKYWNKSAQKSNKVFWTYCSVQNTKASFRKSSGRVDFNNEYKKKTSSVLLPLCKAFGATFLFGAALKFVQDIVIFTSPQILRLLIDFIEKPGPLWKGYFYAVLLLLTATFQTLVLSQYFHRMLLVGLRVRTALIAAIYRKALRISNSARKESTVGEIVNLMSVDAQRFMDLTAYINMIWSAPMQIVLALYFLWEILGPAVLAGLAVLLILIPINVLITNRVKTLQIRQMKYKDERVKLMNEVLNGIKVLKLYAWEPSFEEQILKIRTKEIKVLKETAYLNSGTSFIWSFAPFLVSLVSFATYVLIDENNRLNSKVAFVSLSLFNILRFPLSILPMIIGNMVQAYVSVKRINKFMNSEELDPNNVQHDPSESYTLLIENGTFAWDLENIERPTLRNINLHVEQGQLIAVVGTVGSGKSSLLSALLGEMDKISGRVNTKGSIAFVPQQAWIQNASLQDNVLFGKSMHKNVYNRVIESCALNPDLKVLPAGDQTEIGEKGINLSGGQKQRVSLARAVYNDSDIYFLDDPLSAVDSHVGKHIFENVIGPSGLLRKKTRILVTHGITYLPEVDNIIVLKDGEITEVGTYKELLEKRGAFSEFLVQHLQEVHADGGSEADLHEIKQHLESTIGSNELQQKLTRGRSRMSESQSESGSMVDKRSLNGSLKRQYSTSSQQSGTYENSNKIKETKLLPPKSGEKLIEVEKTETGSVKWRVYSHYFKSIGWFLSISTIIMNAIFQGFSIGSNAWLSVWSDSNLTTYNDTVDHAKQNMYLGVYGGLGLGQGLTVLGGALILAKGTIRASVHLFENTLQRVLRNPMSFFDKTPTGRILNRLSKDTDVIDNTLPSILRSWITCLFGVIATLVVISFSTPVFIAVIIPISVIYYFVQRLYVASSRQLKRLESVSRSPIYSHFSETVSGAQMIRAFGVQDRFIQESESKVDFNQMCYYPSIIANRWLAVRLEMVGNLIIFFAALFAVLGRDTIQSGVVGLSISYALQVTQTLNWLVRMTSDVETNIVAVERIKEYGETPQEAAWKNPDYTAPKDWPLQGRVEFKDYKVRYREGLDLVLRGLSFSVKGGEKVGIVGRTGAGKSSLTLALFRIIEAADGKIIIDDIDITKLGLHDLRSRLTIIPQDPVLFSGSLRINLDPFNYYTDDEIWRALEHAHLKSFVKNLPNGLLYELSEGGENLSIGQRQLICLARALLRKTKVLILDEATASVDLETDDLIQTTIRQEFQDCTILTIAHRLNTILDSDRIIVLDNGRIMEYDSPDTLLHNSTSLFSSIAKDAGLAT, from the exons atgaaAGATCATACTATGGATCAATTTTGTGGTACTGACTTTTGG AATAATAGTTTAACATGGAATACAGAAGATCCAGACATCACAGAATGTTTTCAGAAAACTGTGTTGATATGGGTGCCATGTATATTTTTATGGCTATTCTCTGgaatagaaatttattattttttaaacagtaaaagtaaaaatatccCATACACATGGTTATTTATCTTAAAACAAATACTCATAGTAGCATTGATTATACTTAGCATTGTTGACGTAGGAACAGCTATACATAGAAGTACTTATGTCAAAGTTTATAATGTTGATTATTGTACTCcagttataaaaattattactttt aTTAAGGCAGGTACTTtagtaatatataatagaaaatatggCATGCAAACCTCTGGACTGTTATATTTATTTTGGTTTCTCCTTACCATATGCGGAGTTGTTCAATATAGAAGTTTATTAaggttatatataaataac CATGAAGTTACTTATCCATTTGTATCATACATGATATATTATCCAATAGTGGTACTTTTATTCTTATTGAACTTCTTGATTGATGCAGAGCCTAAATATTCAGAATATCCCAAG gtTGAGAACCCATGTCCAGAACAAAGATCTTCATTTCCAGCAAAAATCTTTTTTACTTGGTTTGATCCAATGGCATGGAAAGGTTTTAAAACACCTCTGGAAACTACAGATTTATGGACAATAAATCCAGAAGACACAGCTAAAGAAATTGTACCTAAATTCAACAAATATTGGAATAAAAGTGCACAAAAAAGTAACAA AGTATTTTGGACTTACTGTAG TGTACAAAATACTAAGGCATCGTTCAGAAAATCATCTGGTCGAGTAGATTTTAATAATGAATATAAGAAAAAGACATCATCAGTTCTGCTTCCTCTTTGCAAAGCTTTTGGTGCCACATTTTTATTTGGAGCTGCACTTAAATTCGTGCAAGATATTGTAATTTTCACTAGTCCTCAAATATTAAG GTTACTCATCGATTTTATTGAGAAACCCGGACCGCTATGGAAAGGCTATTTTTATGCAGTTTTACTCTTACTTACAGCCACATTTCAAACATTAGTTTTGTCTCAATATTTTCATCGTATGCTCTTAGTTGGATTACGAGTACGTACTGCGTTAATTGCAGCAATTTATCGGAAAGCATTGAGAATATCTAATTCCGCCAGAAAAGAGTCAACAGTTGGCGAAATAGTAAATTTAATGTCCGTGGATGCACAAAGATTTATGGATTTAACGgcatatataaatatgatttGGTCTGCACCAATGCAAATAGTTTTAGCATTATATTTTTTATGGGAAATTTTGGGGCCAGCTGTGCTCGCTGGTTTAGCTGTTCTACTTATTCTCATCCCAATAAATGTCTTAATCACTAATAGAGTTAAGACACTACAAATTAGACAAATGAAATATAAAGATGAAAGAGTTAAATTAATGAATGAAGTACTTAATGGTATAAAAGTATTAAAGCTATATGCATGGGAACCCTCTTTTGAGGAACAAATACTGAAGATACGTACAAAGGAAATTAAAGTACTTAAAGAAACAGCATATCTCAATTCTGGAACAAGTTTTATCTGGTCTTTTGCACCTTTTTTA GTCTCACTGGTGTCTTTTGCAACCTATGTACTTATAGATGAAAACAATCGTTTAAATAGCAAAGTTGCTTTTGTTTCACTCAGTCTTTTTAATATCTTAAGGTTTCCACTTTCTATATTACCTATGATAATTGGTAACATGGTTCag GCTTATGTTTCCGTAAAACGtattaataaattcatgaaTTCAGAAGAGTTAGATCCAAATAATGTTCAACATGATCCATCTGAAT CATACACATTATTAATTGAGAATGGTACCTTCGCATGGGATTTGGAAAATATTGAAAGACCAACATTAAGAAATATCAATCTTCATGTAGAACAGGGTCAATTGATAGCTGTTGTTGGTACTGTAGGATCAGGGAAAAGTTCTCTTTTATCAGCTCTTCTTGGAGAAATGGACAAAATAAGTGGTAGAGTTAATACAAAA ggTTCTATAGCATTTGTGCCTCAACAAGCATGGATTCAAAATGCTTCATTACAAGATAATGTTTTATTTGGAAAGTCAATGCACAAAAATGTATATAATCGCGTAATTGAATCATGTGCATTAAATCCAGATTTAAAAGTGCTACCTGCGGGTGATCAAACTGAAATTGGAGAAAAAGGAATAAATTTATCTGGTGGGCAAAAACAGAGAGTATCATTGGCAAGAGCAGTATACAATGATTCTGATATTTATTTTTTGGATGATCCATTGAGTGCAGTAGATTCACATGTTGGAAAACATATATTTGAAAACGTAATTGGCCCTAGTGGTCTGCTTAGGAAGAAAACTAGAATACTTGTCACACATGGTATTACTTATTTACCTGAAGTTGATAACATCATTGTTCTTAAAGATGGTGAAATAACAGAAGTTGGAACTTACAAAGAACTTTTAGAAAAAAGAGGAGCCTTTTCTGAGTTTCTAGTGCAACATCTTCAAGAAG taCATGCTGATGGCGGATCAGAGGCAGATCTGCATGAAATTAAACAACATTTGGAATCTACAATTGGATCAAATGAACTCCAACAGAAATTAACAAGAGGTAGATCAAGAATGTCAGAAAGTCAAAGTGAATCTGGTTCAATGGTTGATAAAAGATCCTTAAATGGTTCGTTGAAAag acAGTATTCTACAAGTAGTCAGCAATCTGGTACTTATGAAAATAGCAATAAGataaaagaaacaaagttaTTACCTCCGAAATCAGGAGAAAAATTAATAGAGGTGGAAAAAACTGAAACTGGAAGT GTTAAATGGCGAGTCTATTCTCATTACTTCAAATCCATTGGTTGGTTTTTATCAATATCGACAATTATAATGAACGCTATTTTTCAAGGATTTAGTATTGGTTCAAACGCTTGGCTCAGTGTATGGTCAGACAGTAATTTAACAACTTATAATGATACAGTCGATCATGCTAAACAAAATATGTATCTTGGAGTTTATGGTGGACTTGGTCTTGGTCAAG GCTTGACAGTGCTTGGAGGGGCATTAATCTTGGCAAAAGGAACAATACGCGCTTCCGTGCATCTCTTCGAGAATACGTTGCAACGTGTTCTTCGGAACCCAATGTCATTTTTTGACAAAACTCCAACCGGTCGAATTCTTAATCGACTCTCTAAAGACACTGATGTCATTGATAATACGCTGCCATCCATACTGCGTTCTTGGATTACTTGCCTCTTTGGG GTCATAGCCACTTTAGTGGTTATAAGTTTTAGTACACCAGTATTTATAGCAGTCATAATACCGATAAGTGTAATTTATTACTTTGTTCAACGCTTATATGTTGCATCCTCAAGACAGTTGAAACGTTTAGAATCTGTTTCAAGATCTCCTATATATTCACATTTTAGTGAAACAGTTTCTG GAGCACAGATGATTAGGGCATTTGGAGTGCAAGACCGATTTATTCAGGAATCTGAAAGTAAAGTAGATTTTAATCAGATGTGCTATTACCCTAGTATAATTGCAAACAG ATGGTTGGCAGTACGTTTAGAAATGGttggaaatttaattattttctttgcTGCATTGTTTGCTGTATTAGGTAGAGATACTATACAATCTGGTGTAGTTGGTTTATCTATTAGTTATGCTTTACAA GTTACTCAAACATTGAATTGGTTAGTACGAATGACTTCTGATGTTGAAACTAACATAGTAGCTGtagaaagaataaaagaatatgGAGAAACCCCTCAAGAAGCAGCATGGAAAAATCCAGATTATACAGCACCTAAAGATTGGCCTTTGCAAGGGCGAGTAGAATTTAAAGATTACAAAGTTCGTTATAGGGAAGGCTTAGACCTTGTTCTTCGTGGATTATCATTTTCCGTTAAGGGAGGAGAAAAAGTTGGCATCGTTGGTAGAACTGGTGCTGGGAAATCGTCTTTGACATTAGCTCTATTTAGAATAATAGAAGCAGCTGATGGAAAGATTATTATCGATGACATTGATATTACCAAATTGGGACTTCATGACCTAAGATCTAGATTGACTATTATTCCTCAAGATCCTGTATTATTCTCAGGAAGTTTAAGGATAAATTTAGATCCTTTCAATTATTATACTGATGACGAAATTTGGCGAGCTTTGGAACATGCGCATCTTAAATCCTTTGTAAAAA ACTTGCCAAATGGTCTTTTATATGAATTATCAGAAGGTGGAGAGAATCTAAGTATAGGACAACGACAATTAATATGTTTAGCAAGAGCATTGCTTCGAAAAACGAAAGTATTGATTCTCGATGAAGCAACAGCTTCAGTTGATTTAGAAACAGATGATTTAATTCAAACAACAATTAGGCAAGAGTTTCAAGATTGCACAATTCTTACAATAGCTCATAGACTTAATACAATTCTTGATTCAGACAG GATCATTGTGCTGGATAATGGGCGCATCATGGAATATGATTCTCCAGACACATTACTGCATAATTCGACTAGTTTGTTCAGTAGTATAGCTAAAGATGCAGGCCTTGCTACATAG